The Felis catus isolate Fca126 chromosome C2, F.catus_Fca126_mat1.0, whole genome shotgun sequence genomic sequence ccttgGAAGTTTGGCATTTGTGGATGCTTGGGTATCATCCACAGTGACCCCCAAGATGCTGGTCAACTTCTTTGCCAAGAGCAAAATGATATCTCTTCCTGAATGCATGATACAGTTTTTTTCCTTGGCAATCAGTATAACCACGGAATGTTTTCTGCTGGCAACAATGGCTTATGATCGCTATGTGGCCATATGCAAACCATTACTTTATCCAGTGATTATGTCCAATACACTATGCATCCAGCTgttagttttgtcattttcaggTGGCCTTCTTCATGCCATAATTCACAATGCTTTGTTATTCAGATTAACCTTCTGCAATTCCATCATAGTACATCACTTTTACTGTGACATTATGCCATTGTTTAAGATTTCTTGTACTGACCCTTCTATTAATTTTctgatagtatttatttttgctggGTCAATACAGATGTTCACCATTCTGATAGTTCTTGTCTCCTATACACTAGTTCTCTTTTCAATCTTAAAAAGAAGTCACTACAAGGCATAAGAaaagccttctccacctgtggaGCCCATCTCTTATCTGTCTGTTTGTACTATGGCCCTCTTGTCTTAATGTATATGCGCCCTGTATCTGCACAATCAGATGATCAAGATATGATGGACTCTCTATTTTATACTATCATAATTCCTTTATTAAATCCAATTATCTACAGCTTGAGAAATAAGAAAGTCATAGATACATTGAGAAAAGTATTAAAGAGAATTTCTTAGGACACACATTAATATCTgttctctaggggcgcctgggtggcgcagtcggttaagcgtctgacttcagccaggtcacgatctcgcggtccgtgagttcaagccccgcgtcaggctctgggctgatggctcagagcctggagcctgtttccgattctgtgtctccctctctctctgcccctcccccgttcatgctctgtctctctctgtccccaaaataaataaacgttgaaaaaaaaaattaaaaaaaaaatctgttctcttCTCATTAAAATGACACAAACTTATACAGATTACATATTGCTATGTGTTGATTAGTGTTTACCTTTTGCAGTTATAATTGCCCTAATGTTTAAATGACTTGGGTTGAGAGTAAAAATAAAGGTGTATATGTAAAACATAGAAGGAATTTTAATCAAGTGTTCATGACATAAGaataattgaaaaggaaaacaaaaatttttgcaTGTTTGCATGTTTCAATGTGGCTTCATAAATGCATTAAGTGCTGCAATATGGTAACTGCTCTAAAAAGAATTTGGATATGATATATTTGACAGCCATACAGCTATGCAGCCTGAAGACTCATATCACGTTACTCCACAGTGGAGTCAGGGTTGTGTTTGAGTgaacagagacagaaaagcatAATGAGTGATCAGATTTAGGTTCACTTCTGCCTTTCATCTCTCACCATTGATAATATACACAGTTCTACTTATATAAATAAGGTCCTCAGAGTAAAACTACTCACTTCCATCATTTGCTATAAACTTGTTATTGTTCCTATATCCTGCTGATACTTTTACTTCCCAAACAATGCtgttagattatttttaagaaacagatgtcTAAGTAATATCCCACTTCAATAAATTTCATGGATTTTGCTACCAGATTATTATAAATGGTACACATTTCTAGAGCTGTATAACACATATGCATAAGtctattcatatatgtatatgtatgaaatGAATGATATAGAAGGATATCTATATACATATCATGTAGATTGTATATTTGCTCTTCAGATTATTTATTTGCTATGTGTTAattagttttaaacatttttttcagttataattgCCCTAGTGTTAATGACTTTAGGTGGGAGtacaaataaacaatttttttttacaaataaacatcttaaatatgtatgtgtgtacacacatacatttgtTCTGCATTTGTTCTCCCTGCATTATTTGAGGTTTATCTCTAAAAAAATCTTGATTTAACTCTGAAGTCTTGTCCTCCGAATTCTTCTAATAGATTCAGTGTTATTACCACAATGAGTTACTGAAAGCCTTCTGGACACCTTCTTAGGTACATACTTTTGTTTATACAGGTCTCTCCACAGAGGATGCTTCCCCAAGTGCACCCATCTTCACTTACACTTGAAATAGTGTTGCTTCTTTAAGATCTATCTTAAATGTTACAGCTTCCTTGATGCATTTCCAGATTACCAAAAGAAGACAGGAATGTTCATTTGT encodes the following:
- the LOC101089637 gene encoding LOW QUALITY PROTEIN: olfactory receptor 5H2-like (The sequence of the model RefSeq protein was modified relative to this genomic sequence to represent the inferred CDS: inserted 1 base in 1 codon); protein product: MEKDNATLLTELILTGLTYEPQWQIPLFLVFLVIYLLTIMGNLGLIALIWNEPQLHIPMYFFLGSLAFVDAWVSSTVTPKMLVNFFAKSKMISLPECMIQFFSLAISITTECFLLATMAYDRYVAICKPLLYPVIMSNTLCIQLLVLSFSGGLLHAIIHNALLFRLTFCNSIIVHHFYCDIMPLFKISCTDPSINFLIVFIFAGSIQMFTILIVLVSYTLVLFSXLKKKSLQGIRKAFSTCGAHLLSVCLYYGPLVLMYMRPVSAQSDDQDMMDSLFYTIIIPLLNPIIYSLRNKKVIDTLRKVLKRIS